One segment of Anatilimnocola aggregata DNA contains the following:
- a CDS encoding c-type cytochrome domain-containing protein, giving the protein MSKSRWLNRLVGCFVSLVLGLPCVVWAAPTAEQREELAAIATLMTKAGNLFQNGKHKEAADAVKEVQSRLEKIAAVGDDQITNQLVPIHKRLTNAHALLELEGLTLPELKPLAALAAVAAKPDPNAPAGAPGGAGEVSFTKQVVPILNSRCGGCHVRKASGMFSMASYAALMKGPPAGLVIFKGDGKGSVLMEKIDDGEMPPSGQKIPAAEIEMLRKWITEGAKFDGADPMGDITALATAGTPAATPAAPIVQQATGKETISFAKDIAPVLAANCNGCHGTNRPRENFSVNTFESLLKGGDAGVNILPGKPGDSLLIKKLKGTAADGGRMPLNQPALADTVIAKFEKWIEEGAKFDGPDAKQPVAELAAITKAINSTHEQLSQDRAVVALQNWALTLPGEEPARIETTNYLVLGNVGPNTLTEIGEQAEALAPKVAEVFKAPADQPLVKGRLTLFVFRDRYSYSEFGKMVERRSLPQPWRGHFKFSTVDAYAGVVVPKAGTTQDYSVQGLITQQLAGTYMASLGKGVPYWFAAGTGRVVSARLSPGDARVGAWDEAVPGVVSSMPASDAFLNGNMEQEAADIAAYSFVRTLMADSRRFQMLVDALRKGGDFTKSFSDVYGGSPAQVTAAWAPKAASSKPKTTRPLPPKK; this is encoded by the coding sequence ATGTCCAAAAGCCGCTGGCTGAATCGGCTGGTTGGGTGTTTCGTCTCGCTCGTGCTGGGGTTGCCCTGTGTTGTTTGGGCAGCACCGACGGCCGAACAGCGAGAGGAACTCGCCGCCATCGCGACACTGATGACCAAGGCCGGCAACCTGTTCCAGAACGGCAAGCACAAAGAGGCTGCCGACGCTGTGAAGGAAGTCCAGTCGCGGCTGGAGAAGATCGCAGCCGTCGGTGACGATCAGATCACCAATCAGCTTGTGCCCATTCACAAACGCCTCACCAATGCTCACGCCCTGCTGGAACTGGAAGGGTTGACACTCCCTGAACTCAAGCCCCTGGCGGCTCTGGCTGCCGTCGCTGCCAAGCCCGATCCCAATGCACCTGCCGGTGCACCAGGCGGCGCGGGCGAGGTGAGCTTCACCAAGCAAGTGGTGCCGATTCTGAATAGTCGCTGCGGTGGTTGTCACGTGCGCAAGGCAAGCGGCATGTTCTCGATGGCTTCGTATGCCGCCTTAATGAAAGGTCCGCCAGCTGGCCTGGTCATCTTTAAGGGAGATGGCAAGGGGAGCGTGTTGATGGAAAAGATCGACGATGGCGAAATGCCGCCGAGTGGTCAAAAGATTCCTGCAGCTGAAATTGAAATGCTCCGCAAGTGGATCACCGAGGGTGCCAAGTTCGACGGTGCCGATCCGATGGGCGATATCACGGCCCTCGCAACCGCCGGCACACCTGCCGCGACCCCCGCCGCCCCCATTGTGCAGCAAGCGACCGGCAAAGAAACCATTAGCTTCGCCAAAGACATTGCCCCCGTGCTGGCCGCCAATTGCAATGGCTGCCACGGTACGAATCGTCCGCGCGAGAACTTCAGCGTGAACACGTTCGAAAGTCTGCTCAAGGGTGGCGATGCCGGTGTGAACATTCTGCCCGGCAAGCCTGGCGATAGTCTCCTCATCAAAAAGTTGAAGGGAACTGCCGCCGATGGTGGTCGCATGCCCTTGAATCAGCCCGCGCTGGCCGACACGGTGATTGCCAAGTTTGAAAAGTGGATCGAAGAAGGGGCGAAGTTCGACGGGCCCGATGCCAAGCAGCCTGTGGCAGAACTGGCGGCCATCACCAAGGCGATTAACTCGACGCACGAGCAGCTGAGCCAGGACCGCGCGGTGGTGGCTTTGCAAAATTGGGCCCTCACTTTGCCGGGTGAAGAGCCGGCCCGCATTGAAACCACGAACTATTTGGTGCTTGGAAACGTTGGTCCCAACACATTGACAGAAATTGGTGAACAGGCCGAGGCGCTGGCACCCAAGGTTGCTGAGGTGTTTAAGGCTCCAGCCGATCAGCCGCTCGTCAAAGGTCGCCTGACGCTCTTCGTCTTCCGCGATCGGTACAGCTATAGCGAGTTTGGCAAGATGGTCGAAAGGCGGAGTTTGCCGCAGCCTTGGCGCGGTCACTTCAAGTTCAGCACCGTCGATGCGTACGCGGGTGTTGTCGTACCGAAAGCAGGCACCACACAAGACTATTCGGTGCAAGGGTTGATCACGCAGCAGTTGGCCGGAACTTACATGGCTTCGCTCGGCAAGGGCGTGCCCTATTGGTTCGCTGCCGGCACCGGCCGCGTGGTGAGTGCCCGTCTTTCACCGGGCGATGCGCGCGTTGGTGCGTGGGACGAAGCGGTCCCGGGCGTGGTGAGCTCGATGCCTGCTTCCGATGCGTTTCTCAATGGCAACATGGAACAGGAAGCTGCGGACATTGCCGCTTATAGCTTTGTCAGGACGCTAATGGCCGATAGCCGCAGGTTCCAAATGTTGGTCGATGCGCTACGCAAAGGTGGCGACTTCACCAAGTCGTTCTCGGACGTTTATGGCGGCAGCCCGGCTCAAGTGACTGCTGCTTGGGCACCGAAAGCTGCCAGTTCCAAGCCGAAGACCACACGCCCATTGCCACCGAAGAAGTAA
- a CDS encoding FHA domain-containing protein has product MAKFVARIDEPGDPYPPHIALPKALPQSSQVNGVRGLAIVRGQARQMFRPIEGPVFMIGTAADCDLVLADDAFPETFLYLYQKNGIVTVRRLGTGPELYVDEMEVDATELQLGSLLEFGPYAFRLAEESAEGPGHDAGPDSGPDRSDDNEPFLPADYSAWEMNESAVVDKVRALLADVQASLLAAKEQQSLRLFAGNQSQPISSRPLRRQSA; this is encoded by the coding sequence ATGGCGAAGTTTGTGGCCCGCATCGATGAACCCGGCGATCCGTACCCGCCGCACATCGCGTTGCCGAAAGCCTTGCCGCAATCGTCACAGGTTAACGGCGTGCGCGGGCTGGCCATTGTCCGTGGTCAGGCTCGGCAGATGTTCCGTCCGATCGAAGGCCCGGTCTTCATGATTGGTACCGCCGCCGACTGCGACCTGGTATTGGCCGACGACGCCTTTCCCGAGACGTTTCTCTACCTGTATCAAAAGAACGGCATCGTCACGGTGCGCCGCCTGGGTACGGGACCAGAACTCTACGTCGACGAGATGGAAGTCGATGCCACCGAGTTGCAGCTTGGCTCGCTGCTGGAATTTGGGCCGTATGCGTTCCGCCTGGCGGAGGAGTCGGCCGAAGGTCCAGGCCACGATGCCGGCCCCGACAGTGGCCCCGATCGCAGCGACGACAACGAACCCTTTTTGCCGGCCGACTATTCGGCTTGGGAAATGAACGAGTCAGCTGTGGTCGACAAAGTGCGGGCATTGCTTGCCGATGTGCAGGCCAGTTTGCTCGCCGCGAAAGAACAGCAATCGCTTCGTTTGTTTGCTGGTAATCAATCCCAGCCCATTAGCAGCCGCCCCTTGCGACGACAAAGTGCCTGA
- a CDS encoding TatD family hydrolase produces the protein MELYDTHAHLFDPQLAVDTAGVIDRAKSAGVTRILAVGTSADSSAQCYDLARQFPLVIRSSAGIHPNHAAEALPGDWARIEQLSHQPEVVALGETGLDLYWKDCPLELQQDYFERHIRLSQQTGLPLVIHLRETFAEILAMLQEARSRGALRGVMHSFTGTSEQAAEFLKLGMHISFAGMLTFKKSADLRAVAATIPADRLLVETDSPYLTPHPFRSQRPNEPRLVIHTAECLAESRGVSLPDLAALTTANALRLFSRG, from the coding sequence ATGGAACTTTACGACACGCACGCGCACTTGTTTGACCCGCAATTGGCGGTCGATACTGCGGGAGTGATCGACCGCGCGAAGAGCGCTGGCGTTACGCGGATCCTAGCCGTCGGTACTTCAGCTGACTCGAGTGCGCAGTGCTATGACTTAGCTCGGCAATTTCCGCTGGTGATTCGTAGCTCGGCAGGAATTCATCCCAATCACGCGGCCGAAGCACTCCCCGGCGATTGGGCCCGCATTGAGCAATTGTCTCATCAGCCCGAAGTTGTAGCCCTCGGCGAAACGGGGCTCGATCTCTATTGGAAAGACTGCCCGCTGGAGTTGCAGCAGGATTATTTCGAGCGGCATATTCGCCTATCGCAGCAAACCGGCTTACCGCTCGTGATTCATCTGCGCGAAACGTTTGCCGAGATTCTCGCGATGCTGCAAGAGGCGCGTAGCCGCGGCGCTCTGCGTGGAGTGATGCATTCTTTCACCGGAACTAGCGAGCAGGCCGCCGAGTTCCTGAAGCTTGGCATGCACATCAGTTTTGCCGGCATGCTGACGTTTAAGAAATCGGCTGACCTGCGGGCGGTCGCGGCAACAATCCCTGCCGATCGACTTCTGGTGGAAACGGACTCTCCCTATCTCACACCTCATCCGTTTCGCAGTCAGCGGCCAAACGAACCTCGCCTAGTCATTCACACCGCTGAGTGTTTGGCCGAGTCGCGAGGAGTTTCGCTGCCTGACTTGGCCGCACTCACCACGGCCAACGCGCTGCGGCTCTTTTCGCGAGGCTAA
- a CDS encoding NADH-quinone oxidoreductase subunit N, with translation MNLHQLVSDLIVDTKGSPNASFLSIVPDSSLAVFLPELIICATILLMLLVRLFNIGRKLNAGYIALAGSLVALYFAAPGNLFSLPTGEGQIDPSAIARMEIFTGMLVYDGFSVYVRAALLLFVALFVVFTWLTGIPDLEDGPDIYTLVLGSTLGLCLMASANHLLTIFLAVEMASVPSYVLAGLLKGRRTASEAALKYAVYGAGAAGVMLYGISLLAGLLNTAHLPTMAQTLAERIGDGPHFSGSELMVLALGGLMMSVGLAFKLSAFPFHFWCPDVFEGATAEVNAFLSVASKAGALALLVRVTIGLGLLSPPGVAPGERTANWKPTETATAPGTVSNGAVDAAKYQVAFQAAEKAAETKPAETAAAPTESVNPAVAPLVEKSPSALRADGNAALSSIRWFIARLVAFFAIVTCTFGNLAAYGQNNIKRLFAYSTIAHAGYMMMPVAAVMVLGAVRPEGAERAIAALAIYIAVYLFMNLGAFAVVAFLRNAMRSEDLADYAGLIKRCPLTVICFSLILFSLVGLPPLSGFIGKFAIFASLVEAYQFAGKDGFFLLVMIVIGGLNTAISLFYYLRVVKIMTIDEEPRDRRPFIFSDVSLASAFLWLITLPTAALMINWEGLNRLALAAASQLF, from the coding sequence GTGAACCTTCACCAGCTTGTCAGCGACTTGATCGTCGATACTAAGGGCTCGCCCAATGCGAGCTTTCTATCGATCGTGCCCGATTCCAGCCTGGCCGTGTTTCTGCCGGAACTGATCATCTGCGCCACGATTTTGTTGATGCTGCTCGTCCGTCTGTTCAACATCGGTCGCAAGTTGAACGCAGGCTATATCGCGCTGGCGGGAAGTTTGGTTGCGCTCTACTTCGCCGCACCTGGCAACCTGTTCTCGTTGCCGACCGGCGAAGGACAGATCGATCCTTCGGCCATCGCGCGGATGGAAATCTTCACCGGCATGCTCGTCTATGACGGCTTCTCGGTTTATGTGCGAGCTGCTTTGTTGCTATTCGTGGCCCTGTTCGTCGTCTTCACCTGGCTCACTGGGATTCCCGATTTGGAAGATGGTCCAGACATTTACACCTTGGTCCTGGGTTCCACGCTTGGCCTCTGCTTGATGGCGTCTGCCAATCACTTGCTCACCATTTTCCTGGCTGTAGAAATGGCGAGCGTTCCGTCGTATGTGCTGGCCGGCTTGCTCAAAGGACGGCGCACTGCCAGCGAAGCGGCGCTCAAGTACGCTGTTTATGGTGCCGGTGCTGCGGGGGTGATGCTTTACGGCATTAGCCTGTTGGCTGGGCTTCTCAATACGGCCCATTTGCCCACCATGGCTCAGACCCTCGCCGAGCGAATTGGCGACGGCCCGCACTTCAGCGGCAGCGAACTGATGGTCCTCGCGCTCGGTGGCCTGATGATGAGCGTCGGCCTGGCATTCAAATTGTCAGCCTTTCCTTTTCACTTCTGGTGCCCAGATGTGTTTGAAGGTGCAACAGCCGAGGTCAACGCTTTTCTCAGTGTTGCTTCCAAGGCTGGGGCCCTGGCATTGCTCGTTCGCGTCACCATCGGGCTCGGCCTTTTGTCACCACCCGGTGTTGCCCCCGGCGAACGCACCGCAAATTGGAAGCCCACCGAAACCGCAACTGCTCCCGGCACTGTGAGCAATGGTGCCGTCGATGCCGCCAAGTATCAGGTTGCTTTCCAAGCAGCAGAGAAAGCTGCGGAAACTAAGCCCGCTGAAACAGCTGCTGCTCCAACCGAATCTGTAAACCCTGCAGTCGCTCCGCTCGTCGAGAAGTCACCCTCCGCCCTGCGAGCGGATGGCAACGCAGCACTTTCGAGCATCCGCTGGTTCATCGCCCGGTTGGTTGCCTTTTTCGCAATCGTCACCTGCACGTTCGGCAATCTGGCCGCGTATGGCCAGAATAATATCAAGCGTCTGTTTGCCTATAGCACCATCGCCCACGCAGGCTACATGATGATGCCTGTCGCCGCCGTAATGGTCCTGGGTGCCGTCAGGCCCGAAGGTGCAGAGCGGGCAATCGCTGCCCTGGCGATTTATATCGCCGTCTACTTGTTTATGAACTTGGGGGCCTTTGCGGTCGTAGCTTTCCTGCGCAACGCGATGCGGAGCGAAGACCTGGCTGATTACGCGGGACTAATCAAGCGCTGCCCGTTAACGGTGATTTGCTTCTCGCTGATCTTGTTCAGCCTCGTTGGTCTACCACCACTGTCGGGGTTCATCGGCAAGTTCGCGATCTTCGCTTCGCTAGTCGAAGCCTATCAGTTCGCCGGTAAGGATGGTTTCTTTTTGCTGGTGATGATTGTCATCGGTGGGTTGAATACGGCCATTAGCCTGTTTTATTACCTTCGCGTAGTGAAGATCATGACGATCGATGAAGAGCCGCGCGATCGCCGGCCATTCATTTTCTCCGATGTCTCGCTTGCCAGCGCATTCCTCTGGCTGATCACGCTGCCCACAGCAGCCCTCATGATCAACTGGGAAGGACTCAATCGGCTGGCGTTGGCTGCGGCCAGTCAGCTGTTCTAG
- a CDS encoding efflux RND transporter periplasmic adaptor subunit, which produces MASTYIAPKEGASDGWQKVDAALDRLHQQALSETIADRFYTAVLNELRGLQLPRAAIWKVVEGRLRLVRRVESPGNSAAGVQGEVAQEQAAAADAIDAKQPRVARPAADSAVTETAKPASCAAAPWFIANRPAGALVVWLEPDSPPAAVAGQLRLLSAIAELMASFQAQSEWHEAQTQLQVQARLAPLLVSLHSSLKLAEIAQRIASDGRAAVGCDRIAVAIRRGRGYRTLAVSGADHLHRHSQTIRQLDALCTAVAVNGDPLWWEASSSATDDETLPPQVQHRLAEHLDVSPAVALAVIPLRSIKTSESSAAEANSSDSTTDAEPLIATLVFECYSRTFDEASQAVIAGMLPHCAGALTHGLLVQRIPGQWLWLRIARQSAWHTAAFRWAAALVVLALAIAALFLLKADVQVRATGEIQSEARREIFAPWDGVATEVHVDHGQRVKAGDLLLTIHSAELEQQLQEAQGEADTARKQLAAVQSQRLQAGPGDVQSRNREATLTAEEQQLQAQLTSLADKLKMLARRREELTVRSPINGEVVTWNARERLVGRPLRRGDQLLTVADPAGPWKVELRIPSRSAGRVLASAGSNSGGQAVTWTLTSQPGNAQQGVVRSIAQRIELDEAGRSHLRLTVEPLAKTPAELGNITPGSLVSAKVACGRSTLAEAWFHDLIDTIRLWLTL; this is translated from the coding sequence ATGGCGAGCACTTACATAGCGCCCAAAGAGGGCGCTTCTGACGGCTGGCAAAAGGTGGATGCAGCCCTCGACCGCTTGCATCAGCAAGCGCTATCCGAAACGATCGCCGATCGCTTCTACACGGCTGTTCTGAACGAATTGCGAGGACTGCAATTGCCCCGCGCCGCAATCTGGAAGGTCGTCGAGGGGCGACTCCGATTGGTCCGGCGGGTTGAATCGCCAGGCAACTCTGCGGCCGGTGTGCAAGGGGAAGTTGCCCAGGAACAGGCCGCGGCGGCAGATGCAATCGATGCCAAACAGCCCCGCGTGGCTCGACCGGCGGCAGATAGCGCGGTCACAGAAACTGCGAAGCCCGCCAGTTGCGCCGCGGCACCTTGGTTTATCGCCAACCGCCCCGCCGGCGCGTTGGTCGTCTGGTTAGAACCGGATAGTCCCCCCGCAGCTGTCGCGGGGCAATTGCGACTACTGAGCGCCATTGCCGAACTCATGGCCTCGTTTCAGGCTCAGTCAGAGTGGCACGAAGCTCAAACACAGTTGCAAGTCCAGGCGCGGCTGGCACCGCTGCTGGTTTCGTTGCATTCGAGCCTCAAGCTCGCTGAGATCGCTCAGCGCATCGCCAGCGACGGCCGCGCGGCGGTCGGCTGCGATCGCATCGCCGTCGCCATTCGGCGCGGCCGGGGATATCGAACTCTGGCTGTCAGCGGCGCCGATCATCTTCATCGACATTCGCAAACCATTCGACAACTCGATGCGCTCTGCACGGCAGTGGCGGTCAATGGCGATCCGCTCTGGTGGGAGGCATCGTCGTCGGCAACGGACGACGAGACGCTGCCACCTCAAGTGCAACACCGGCTTGCGGAACACCTCGATGTGTCTCCCGCAGTCGCGCTGGCGGTGATCCCGCTAAGGTCGATAAAGACCAGCGAATCGAGTGCCGCTGAGGCGAACTCATCCGACTCCACAACGGATGCCGAACCGCTGATTGCGACGCTGGTTTTTGAGTGCTACTCGCGCACCTTTGACGAAGCTTCCCAGGCAGTCATTGCCGGCATGCTACCCCATTGCGCGGGCGCGCTCACCCATGGTTTGCTGGTTCAACGCATTCCCGGTCAGTGGTTGTGGCTAAGAATCGCTCGGCAATCTGCCTGGCACACCGCCGCGTTTCGGTGGGCCGCAGCACTGGTGGTTCTAGCGCTCGCGATTGCCGCGCTATTTCTATTGAAGGCCGATGTGCAGGTCCGCGCCACGGGCGAGATCCAGAGTGAAGCGCGACGCGAGATATTTGCCCCCTGGGACGGCGTAGCGACAGAAGTTCATGTTGACCACGGCCAACGGGTAAAGGCCGGCGACCTGCTGCTGACCATTCACTCCGCCGAACTCGAACAGCAGTTGCAGGAAGCACAAGGCGAAGCTGACACCGCGCGCAAGCAACTCGCCGCCGTTCAATCACAGCGCTTGCAAGCTGGGCCAGGAGATGTCCAGTCAAGGAACCGAGAGGCCACTCTCACGGCCGAGGAGCAACAACTGCAGGCCCAGCTAACCTCTCTGGCAGACAAGCTGAAGATGCTCGCACGCCGGCGCGAGGAACTAACCGTCCGCAGCCCGATCAATGGTGAAGTTGTCACTTGGAACGCGCGCGAGCGGCTCGTGGGGCGTCCCCTCCGCCGCGGAGATCAACTTCTCACCGTGGCCGATCCTGCGGGCCCCTGGAAAGTGGAACTCCGCATCCCTAGCCGCAGCGCCGGGCGAGTCTTAGCCTCCGCAGGGAGTAATTCCGGCGGCCAAGCGGTTACTTGGACGTTAACCAGTCAACCTGGCAATGCTCAGCAGGGAGTGGTCCGCAGCATCGCGCAGCGAATCGAATTGGACGAAGCTGGTCGGTCGCATCTGCGCTTGACCGTCGAACCTCTTGCGAAGACGCCCGCAGAACTGGGCAACATTACACCCGGCAGTCTGGTCTCTGCCAAGGTTGCCTGCGGACGCAGCACGCTCGCAGAGGCCTGGTTTCACGACTTGATCGACACCATTCGACTTTGGTTAACACTGTAG
- a CDS encoding TolC family protein, with product MKPLHCKLLPSEIVLACTLTIALWSGCATSKTSQTALHEPAAVRAIALTKIEYPDAVAPIREDTLTSIPPRTIREMGSLTYWDLTLEDAVRLALENSKVLRDLGGTVVRSPDASVTSTDPAIQETDPRFGVEAALSDFDAQLLTTLNSERIDRRLNNRFLGDLGFLSGQKDQLDTQISKRTATGTQFFLRQHLDFDRDNNLGNQFPGGAANVFYEGEVRQPLLQGNGLDFNRIAGPNGTPGSFNGVLIARIRTDVSLADFEIGLRDFVSNVENAYWDLYYSYRDLDAKVRARDTALETWRRIQALNQTGRRGGEAEKEAQAREQFFRFEAEAQDSLAGRPLDGTRTNNGSRPGTFRGLPGVLVNERRLRLLMNVPTQGEELIRPAEEPSWASVVFDWSSISAEALVRRAELRRQRWQLKRRELELIAARNFLMPQLDLVGKYRFRGFGDDLINPDSTGLPRFDNAFMDLTSGDFQEWQVGVELSMPLGFRQAYAGVRNAELRIVRERSLLDAQEREIICDLSLAISELDRSYLVMHTNYNRWVAARQQLAAVDAAFQDDRVEFIAVLDAQRRYAEAESQQYRSRVEYAVALKNVHFEKGTMLDYLGIASAEGPWPGKAYDDALRRDAMRGRVHAIPRSALIISTETPTVELPASALPELLPQPPAANP from the coding sequence ATGAAACCACTTCACTGCAAATTGCTGCCGTCAGAGATCGTGCTTGCCTGCACGCTGACGATTGCGCTGTGGAGCGGCTGTGCGACGTCGAAGACCTCCCAGACCGCACTGCATGAGCCTGCTGCCGTTCGTGCCATCGCACTTACCAAAATCGAATATCCCGATGCGGTGGCTCCCATTCGCGAAGATACCCTGACCAGCATTCCGCCGCGCACCATTCGCGAAATGGGATCGCTGACTTATTGGGATTTAACGCTCGAAGACGCGGTGCGGCTCGCGCTTGAGAACTCGAAAGTCCTCCGCGACTTGGGAGGAACAGTTGTCCGCTCGCCCGATGCCTCGGTCACCTCGACTGACCCGGCCATTCAAGAGACCGATCCCCGCTTCGGTGTCGAAGCAGCACTCTCGGACTTTGATGCTCAATTGCTGACGACGCTCAACAGCGAACGGATCGATCGCCGCCTCAATAACCGATTTCTCGGCGACCTCGGCTTCTTGTCCGGCCAAAAAGATCAGTTGGATACGCAGATCTCCAAGCGTACTGCGACTGGTACGCAGTTCTTTCTGCGACAGCATCTGGACTTCGACCGCGATAACAACCTGGGCAACCAATTTCCCGGCGGTGCGGCCAACGTCTTTTACGAAGGTGAAGTTCGGCAACCGCTGCTCCAAGGAAACGGCCTCGACTTTAATCGCATTGCGGGGCCAAACGGCACACCGGGCTCGTTCAATGGTGTGCTGATCGCGCGGATTCGCACCGATGTCAGCCTCGCAGATTTTGAGATCGGCCTGCGCGACTTTGTGAGCAACGTCGAGAACGCCTATTGGGATCTCTATTATTCCTATCGCGATCTGGACGCCAAAGTGCGGGCGCGCGACACCGCGCTTGAGACCTGGCGCCGCATTCAAGCCTTGAACCAAACGGGCCGCCGCGGCGGCGAAGCCGAGAAAGAGGCCCAGGCTCGCGAGCAGTTCTTCCGCTTCGAGGCTGAAGCGCAAGATTCGCTGGCAGGGCGGCCACTGGATGGTACTCGTACCAACAACGGCAGCCGCCCCGGAACATTTCGCGGTCTGCCCGGTGTACTCGTCAACGAGCGACGCTTGCGCCTGCTCATGAATGTTCCCACGCAAGGCGAAGAACTTATTCGCCCGGCCGAAGAACCCTCGTGGGCAAGCGTGGTCTTCGATTGGTCCAGCATTTCTGCCGAAGCGCTGGTCCGGCGTGCCGAGTTGCGCCGGCAACGGTGGCAATTGAAGCGGCGGGAACTGGAATTGATTGCGGCCCGCAACTTTTTGATGCCGCAACTTGACCTCGTCGGAAAGTATCGGTTCCGTGGCTTTGGCGATGACCTGATCAATCCCGATAGTACCGGCCTGCCGCGCTTTGACAACGCTTTTATGGACCTGACCTCGGGCGACTTTCAGGAATGGCAAGTCGGCGTCGAGTTATCGATGCCCCTTGGCTTTCGCCAGGCTTATGCGGGTGTTCGGAATGCCGAGTTGCGGATTGTCCGCGAGCGCAGCCTGCTGGATGCGCAGGAACGCGAAATTATCTGCGACCTGAGTCTCGCCATCTCCGAACTCGATCGTTCATACCTGGTGATGCATACCAACTACAACCGCTGGGTGGCCGCGCGGCAGCAGTTGGCCGCGGTCGACGCTGCCTTTCAGGATGACCGCGTCGAGTTCATCGCTGTCTTGGATGCACAGCGGCGCTATGCCGAGGCAGAGAGTCAGCAGTATCGTTCGCGTGTCGAATATGCCGTGGCACTCAAAAACGTTCACTTCGAAAAAGGGACGATGCTCGACTATCTGGGAATTGCTTCAGCTGAAGGCCCTTGGCCCGGCAAAGCCTACGACGATGCCCTCCGTCGCGATGCGATGCGGGGACGCGTTCATGCGATCCCTCGCAGCGCGCTGATTATCAGCACCGAAACTCCCACCGTCGAACTGCCTGCCAGCGCGCTACCGGAATTGCTCCCGCAGCCCCCTGCTGCAAATCCATGA
- a CDS encoding DUF1559 family PulG-like putative transporter has product MYLSRRKAPGFTLVELLVVIAIIGVLVALLLPAVQAAREAARRASCLNNLRQHGIATQNFHDTHQYLPPLRIAGSEGWASYWVMIMPYMEQKALYEKWNLKLKYAEQTAEARQTQIKNNFCPSRRMNGLSRSEGFAVADSSAPPEPSGGSSEQRFSAGNNLPGSVGDYAACVGDMRGTPNDPNAQNWFNTNSNGAIIIGSPDPAPANPAAAGFAVNTWTCNTRLSSIEDGTSNTFLVGEKHVPNKMFGRLKVGDGPIYSGAWSAFPGRIAGIEDPLARGPNDITPSAGVVDGIYARKFGSWHPGVCQFVHCDGSTRAVNTTIDSATLRAMAVRNDGEVIKN; this is encoded by the coding sequence ATGTACCTCTCTCGTCGCAAGGCTCCGGGCTTTACGCTCGTCGAGCTGCTGGTTGTCATTGCCATCATCGGCGTACTTGTGGCTCTGCTCTTGCCTGCAGTGCAAGCCGCGCGCGAAGCTGCCCGCCGGGCTTCTTGTCTGAACAATCTGCGTCAGCATGGCATCGCGACACAGAACTTTCATGACACGCATCAGTACCTGCCGCCACTCCGCATTGCGGGCAGCGAAGGTTGGGCCAGCTACTGGGTGATGATCATGCCTTATATGGAACAGAAGGCCTTGTATGAGAAGTGGAACTTGAAGCTGAAGTATGCGGAGCAAACGGCGGAGGCACGGCAGACGCAAATCAAGAACAACTTCTGTCCTTCGCGCCGCATGAACGGGCTGAGTAGGTCCGAGGGCTTTGCGGTTGCCGATAGTTCTGCACCACCGGAACCGAGTGGCGGCTCGAGCGAGCAACGCTTTAGCGCCGGCAACAACTTGCCCGGCTCGGTGGGCGATTATGCGGCGTGTGTCGGCGATATGCGTGGCACTCCGAATGATCCCAATGCTCAGAATTGGTTCAACACCAACAGCAACGGCGCGATCATTATTGGCAGCCCCGACCCGGCCCCGGCCAATCCAGCTGCGGCCGGCTTTGCCGTCAACACTTGGACCTGCAACACGCGACTTTCATCAATTGAAGATGGTACCAGCAACACGTTCCTCGTCGGCGAGAAGCACGTGCCGAACAAGATGTTCGGCCGCTTGAAGGTGGGTGACGGTCCGATTTATAGCGGTGCGTGGTCCGCATTTCCGGGTCGGATTGCGGGCATCGAAGATCCCCTCGCGCGAGGTCCGAACGATATCACGCCGAGCGCCGGCGTGGTCGACGGCATCTATGCTCGCAAGTTTGGCAGTTGGCATCCGGGCGTTTGTCAGTTCGTGCACTGCGATGGCAGCACGCGCGCCGTGAACACCACCATCGATAGCGCCACGCTGCGCGCCATGGCAGTGCGCAACGATGGCGAAGTCATTAAGAACTGA